The following DNA comes from Caretta caretta isolate rCarCar2 chromosome 10, rCarCar1.hap1, whole genome shotgun sequence.
CTTGAGCCAGGTTGGGTTTGAATCGACGAGGCTCTATATCCATCTACCAGtctcctgagccatccagttcccCTCCTGCAGTGCCTCTGGATAATTAACAGGGAATGCAAAGCTTCCAATGCAGGAGCAATGCCTAGAATGTGTGGCTGTTACCAACCGGAGAAATGCTTGGAGTTATTTCTAATCCAGTAGATCGTTATATGCCAGTAATCTCATCCAGAGGGAAATCAAGTTAATGGCAGATAGAGAGTATAAGCCATAGGAAAGATAAGCTCTCTGGCTTTGAGGATGTGAAATAAAACCAAGAACCAaagaccacattttaaaaataacacataAATACGTTCAGAATCGTCTTGGTTTGTGGaatcattttcctttttattcttcTGACCTTGCAGGCTCTAACGGGAGGACCTGGCTAATTCACACTAGGCACAGGGAGACCTGTCATCATCTACTAGATTCTAGGAACTAGGGAGTAAGTGAATAACCGCAGTaggaaaaagaaaatctaatgcatcaGAATAGACTTTGCTTCTTGTTAGACCTGTCAAGGGCACCTGCCCTCAGAATGTGGTGTTGTTTGCAGCCTTTGGGTCCATGTGAACTGCTTGCTGCTCCTTAGCACCTGAATCACCAGGCAGCAAATATCGCACTCATCCCTCCAGCTAGAAGTTTGCACCCCAGCCTCCCAGTCACAGAGCTGGCCACAGAGACCCATGTATTTGTGGCCTCCAGGCTCCGTTTGTTGCAACTCATTATATCTAGGGATGCAGCCCCAGGCCCTGTAAGAGCAGCAACCAAGATAAAGTGAAGAAACTTCTACAGCAGAGGTTGCTTCAAACTCCTCACCCTGGTGCCCCTCTCTCTGTGCTCTGAATGTTTCTTTCTTTTCCGCAAGTCTGGAGCCTTAGGGCCTCAGACCTGTGTAGCAGTTTAATAATGAAACCTCCTATTTTATTTTAGCTTGGCATCTAAGCTTGTAGAAACATCTCTGTCCGtgtgggtgtttctgggtgtttGGGGTGGGACAAGAGGGAGATCTGAGTTCAGATTTCTGTTGCTGAACTTGCTTTTATGGAGAAAGCATCCAATGGCCTGAGCTAATAACTTTTCATGGAGCATTCTTTACTCAGTAAGTGTTGCTGATGAGAGAAATAGCAATGATCAGGtcagactgagggcttgtctacatggaggcatccagaaaaattaatctgaattaagtaaaatgtaaatatgaagtggattagttaaaccacattaaatccctgtgtggactcTTTTTTTagttcagaattaaagtggccttcattcagtttagtttaattcactttggaagtaGATTGATAAactgaatgaaggccactttatttctgaattacggtgtccacacagggctgtaatgcagtttaactaatccacttcaaattcacacgtTTAGTTAGTTCAGATTAATTTTTGTGGCTGTTCCCGTGTAGACGAGTCCTTAGAACGTGAAACTGCCCGAAGTTGTGCTCTTGTGCTCTCCCTAGGAATCAGAAGATGCAGCAAGTTACTGTCATTCTGCCTACAATGGTAAATGTCAAACTATCTGTCTTAAGGTTTTCTCCTGctgtccatcaccatagtatctgagcaccttcatGTAAAAGCAATAGCAACAGTAAAGGGCCTTGCGGACAGCCACATTAACGTTTCTTGCATGCTGTTGGCAATGCATGCCCAAAAGCACGAGCCTGGGTCCCCAATAATATAATGAGGTCTAAATATTTTTCTAGATGAAAGACTTTTGGCCATTGGGAAACCATCCACAATTCAGAAATGTTGTCCAGAGCAGAGAGCTCAGTCTGTGCAATGGCACTTGGACTGTTTCCTGGCTTTCTCCCTCATTGTGCAGTGCTAGTGGGGTGAATGCTGGCCAATCTTGATGACTGGTACCATTCACCCAGTGCAGCATCTCTGTGCTCAAGGGAACAATGGCACCAGGAAATGGCCCTTTGGACCTGAAAGCCAGCTGCTTCCAAAGCTCGTCCATTTGGAGTGAGGAAAGGGTTGTCCGAGGCTGTTCTCTGTGCCCCGGGGAAGTTTAGTACAAGGTGTTTCTCtgcttttaatgttttctctcctTCAGCAGCATTAACATGCACAGAGcctggagagagacaggcaagGGAAGCAATTGCCAGTCTGTCCAGGTTTGCGGAAACTGGATCTAGCTAGAAACAGCAAGCCACCAATTTGAAGGCTGGCCTAAATGTGATCAGTCCCATCCAGCAAGTCGCTACCATCCATGATAAAACTGAGTTTCCATTTCGGAACATCCCATTTCCCTTCATCTTCTGCTCAGCCTGGCTAATTCATCGAATCCCTGCTGGGACAGAGTGAGCGCGCTTCTGAAAGCTGGCCTCTGTCCTGCAACATGGCTGCACCGTGAACCTTTTGGGTCCAGTCCCAAGGTGTTCAGCTCCTCCAGCTGTTGAGTGGATGTTGAAGGCACCTCAGCACCTTGCCATGGACTGGAGACCTGCTCTGCCTTTCTGTCCCTTCTGGCAGATTGATGCAGCTGTAAATAATGCAGTGGCTGCCTTGAGCCAGTGAAGCCAAAGGAATTCCTTCAcccctcctggggcagggaccatgaaaGAGGTGAGAAGGCCCGAGCTGTGTGTGACTCACTAACACACCACAGGGTCCTCCCCTCACTTTCCACTGCTACTGCTTATAACAAAACCAGTCGTGGATTCACGTACCTCGACTGGAATGAcctcctcccccctttcccccccccccgccccatgactATGAAGAAGCAAGAACAATAAAACACAGAATGTGTTTCCCGCTGGATCCTGGAGCACGTGCTCACATCTGTTCTTTATTGTGCTGAACTTTTCATCTGCAAATAAGGGGCGACCTCTTGAattgctgtttttaaataaatgtgccTGTGTTAACTGGCATTGGCGGTGCAGCATGCATAAAATATCGTACCCGTGGTCCCCAGGTGCACATACTCTAGTGTGGTCCATGTGAGGCTATACAGGCAAACGAACTTGACTGGTGCCATCCaagctccattgaactcaatagcaaaattcccattgagttcaatggagccaggatttcacctgattATATCTGGGTGTTTTATCCCATCTTATTATGCAGAGACCTTGTaaactgtttctttttttcttacagGGATGGTGTTTATGGCTTccattttcaacaacaaaaaccctccttttttccccctgttacTAGCaccaattaaaactgcaattctTTAAAAAAGACAACTTTAATTTGTCaccatttctgcttttttttcccctccagtgtCTGCATTTCTCAGTGAAATCAGACCAGTCACTTTCACGCTTTGTTTCTAATCATTTGCATTCTAGTTCTCATGCATGCTAAGGTTTCTTGCTTGGGTTTCCGGACTTGTGCAGGCTATTTGAATGAATAAAGAAAGGGCCTGAAATATAGAGtgatctaggtatacttaatcctacCTCAGTTCAAGGAaatggtctagatgacctctccaggtcccttccagccctacatttctgtgcttCTATaacaaaaggaaacatttgtACTGATAAGTTGtgtaaacttttttctttcttaatgaAGTCACATTTTGGGTTTGTAACTAGATAAAAATCCCATCTGATGTTGAACTGTACTGGGCTGGCACTAGTCTCTTTATAACCAACGTGTACCCAGAGATCTGCTGAGGAGGAGTCTACTAAAACCATTTTGATTTCTTTCCACAGCCAGAAACTGACTTCTTTGGGCGCCAGCTTGTTAAGAAGCAGGTGTCTCCATCAGCAGGTATGTGTAGAAAAGGCATGATATTAGTCAGGAGAGATGAAAGGAAACTGGGAACATGTGCTGTAGTAGAAAGCTTTGCAATATCTTCTGTGGTTCCATAATGCTGAAATAAGACAGACTGTGGTTCCTCAAAAGGGTGGATGGAGCTGGGGAGCAATTTCCATGGTGTGTTTTGCAACTGTCTGACAACATTTATGTATAGGGGAGGATTGGAAAGAAACTTGGGCCATGACAtcagtccagtcccctacatGGAGCAGCTATGGTAGGATATTTCATTATGGAAGTACCCAAAGGCCCAGTTAATGAGTGATAAATATGGCTGTGGTTCTGCTCCTTCAAATGTTTTAAGCAATAATTTTACTTCGGGCATGTCTATGCTATAGCTGTGTTGTAGCGTAGACACTTCCTCCACTGACAGAGGGAATTTCCCTGCAGTTCATCCATCTCTGAGAGACAGGAGCTACGTTGACGGAACAGTTCTTCCGTTCACCTAGCTGCATCTGTGCCAGCGGTTAGGTCGACCGAACGGTTGTGGTCAGGGCGGgacatttttcacacccctgagtgacgtagccaGATTGATCTAATTTTGAAATGTGGACCAGAGCTTTGCAAAGTTATGCAAGATGCTTAAGTGTGTGTAGGACCAGGGGCTTTGAATGTAAGAACCAAGTTCTGAATGCACTTAGTGTGGCGTAGTGAATTGACTGTGGGAGCACTCGTAGTAAGCACTACACCCGGCAGTAATGTTTGCAGGTGCCGTCCTTTTCAGTGTCTTATTGGTACTTCCTTGAGAGTCTGTTGCCTAAACTTTAAGCCTTTCCCATTTTAAGTCCGTTGATTTAATTGTATTATCGtatcttctctccccacccaccaaCCTTCTCTGGTTACCATCAGCTAATCAAACGTCCGAGCACGACTCTGTTGAAAAACAAATTGGAAAGGCTGTTGGAAAGAGCGATGTTTGGTTCCGCTTTAATGAAGGGGTTTCGAATGCCGTCAGGCGGAATATTTACATTAAGGATTTGCTCTAGTGATGATGTAAAGAAATGAAACCAAAGAAACAATACATACagaacagaaaggaaaatgtGACTCTTAGCTTTCTGAAGAACATGTATGGTTCATGAGAACTTTCCGTCTTTTAGTTTCTATTCAGCtgtttgtaaaaaataaataaataagcaaaataaatgtttttgaaCATTTGTGAAGTATTGctttgtttatttcatttataaACCCTTAGTTCTCGTATTTCGCCGGCTTTGCTGCAAAATTGTATATTCTACAATATACAAAAAagtattgaaattttttttataaaagtgtttttcttttacaAAGGCTCTGCGAGGTTCACAGAAGCATAGTTAAGCTCAAGCTTAATTGAAAACTACAGGATTAATCAAGAGAAACCTTCTGCCCGTTGTTTGACATTGCTTTTCAAGTCCCCACTCTGATGCTGCTAATCAGCCATTCTCCAATACATTGCATCTCTTACCAATTTACTCTTATGGCATGTGCTTTTTCAGTATAAAAAAGAATCGCTTctactaataaaaataataagacaAGATGAGGATAGTGTTTGTACAGTTAGTCATATTAGgaaactaataaaaaaaatttacattcaGAGTTAATGCAAACTTGAATATCTCAGGAGGAAGCCATTTTGTCAGCCACTGCTGCTTGGGAGTGAAGTTGGATTTAGGTACATTAGAGTATGgtacattttcctttttccacCCAAGGGTTGCTTTTCATCAGCTCTGGATTCAGAAATGGGTCTTCTGGAATGCTATCTTCTATCCACTTCATCAACCTGCAGAGAAGAGGGGAGAGGCGGGGCAGTTAAATGGCTCTGTGCGTTTCTCGTGGTCTTTTTCTGGCTGAAGTGGAGCTAGAAAGTTTTTTTTCATCGTTATGCAGTAATGATACTTAGCGTCCCCATGGCATCTCTCAGTCGGCCATCCTGTCAGGTAGGTAAAATACTAGTATCCTCAAAAGACCAGGGGGCTAACCAGATTGCCCACGGCTACACAAAGAGTCAGGAGTGTGACTGTGAAGAGAACCCAGCCGTCCCACCTTCTCTAACGCTAAACCCTCAACGCCCAGACTCTGAGTTTCCCAGTGCTGTGGGGTTGCTGCTGTTGGAGTAAGCTGAATTGGACGCAGCACACAGCATTGTCCAGGGTGGTGGCGAAGCCCTGTGGGCTGTTCTGTGGTGTTGGGAGCAGGAAACTTAGCAGGTGAGCAGCGGTTCTTGCATTTTGAGGCTATATTTGGCTCTTTAGTTTTGTCCATCCCTCGCACCCAGTCTCAGCAGGCTGCCCTTGGGATGTCTGAGTGGGTGAGCTGCCCCCAAGACTCCTGGCACGGTGTTCAGCTACACTTACAACTTTCTGTCCTGACTTCACTTCTCTTACTTTTCAGTGTATCTTCCCTTTCACGTGTCTTGCTGACTacgcccctcctcctccttactCTCCCCCACGTACCCAAAGGGTGTAGCCTGTCAGAGGCAGAGCACAGAGAAGTGTGGGGTGGCAGGTCTCTGCGTGAGCTTCCGACCCTGGGCATGTGACCTGTTCGCATAGTCAGATCTATGAGGGATcacagggagggaaggtgggtggCTTCCACCCCTTTATTGATAGAAGCAGCAGCGTATCTGccgtgtgtttgtgtatgtgtgtggagcTGAGATTCTGTGGCTCCCACATCCACACCCGCAGTGATCAGGCACAAGGGTGCATGTACACCCGCTCCCCCCCCGGGCTGATCTGGTGCCTTCATGATGGGGATCTGGCATAACTGCAGATGCTACAGGCATAAAAGGTTCTGTTACGAGTTCTACAGTGTTAGGCAAATCACGTCCCCAGGTCTCTGAGGTCACACATCCTCCTGAATGGGCGGTAGCGACAGGCTCAGTTACAACTGTACACGTTTTTCAGTAAAAAGAGCCTTGCGTCCCAAAAGATCCTAGAGAGCTTTGCAGCTTTAAGCTCTTTGAAAGTTGCCACCTGGAGCAGAGCGGTTTGGGGAACCATCTTAAGTGGTGTTGGTGCCCCCGTTGCCCTCCGGTGACCAGGAGACCCCAGACTCGGGTAATTGGAGAAGACAAATGAGCAGATAATTTTTCAGCTACTTTGTTTCCAGAAGGCATGCCTCCGCTACAGCACAGCGTGGGTCACATTTTAATAACGCGATTGTCTCTCGGATGCCTCACTCCCATTCATGATGGCGTGGACCTATGGTCCCCTCTCATTCACGATCACCTAACACCTCCAGGCTACAGTGATTATACGGGAAAGTAACAGCCCTGAAGCATTTAAGGTCCTCCGAATTTCTGCTAATGTGCATTAGCAGCTGAAAATGAGGAGTCAGCATCGTGTGGCCTGTCAGCCTTCTGCAGACCACAGcttgagaacctctggtttaaAACTCCTTGGCTTTGAACTGTGCCATTCACACGCGCAATGGGTTACCCATcaggagattaattttttttttaatacaagcaAGTGTATTCTAAAGCTTGGAAGATCACTGCCCAGAGTGTGAAACACAAAGGCTTAAGTGTACAGGACAGGTCAGAGCTGAATGTCTTTATCACCAAGCTGTGGAGGAGATTGTAACAATGCAATGCATTTTAATGAACATCTCTCATTTCTTTCATCCCGCAGGAAACCACTGGCCTCTGCTAGATTTGCCATCCTCCTCCCAGAATGCATCATTCGGAGATGCCACTGGTACCAGAACCATTTGGTTTCACCTGATATTCATGACCGTCCAGAATGCTGTATTCTGGGGCACAGTTGGAAGGTTTCAGAGACGAATCAAGCTACTAATCAGCCTGTAATCTGTATTTCTCCCTCCACAGCCTGGTGAGGAAAAGTATTCAGCACACAGGGCTGGGCCCGCTTCAGATTTCGCCAAGGCTTTGTCGCTCGCGCTTGAAAGCAGCTGCTGTTAAACTTGTGAGCATTGTCTCTGCAGCCATTGGGCAGTGACCCTCCCCTGGCCAGCACCCACAGCCCGGACTGTCGCAGCACGCTCAGGCGACCCCCGCAGTCAGAACGGGGCCCAGTGTGTGAGTTTGGATTGCAGCCCTTTGCTGTTAAACCTGTTCCTGTTCAAGTGTTGACGGTACTGATTTGAGCGGGGCACGGTGAGCCTGCACTGTCCATGCACCCGCGGCCGCATCTCTGCCGCTGCAGCTTCCCGTTTTGTTCCGGGCCTGCCCCCAGCAAAGCACCTCCCTTCTAACTTCCAGGCCTGAGACAGACAGTCATGTGCTGTTACAGCCGCTtatggggtggggatttggggactACAACAGGTGGAGGTGAGCGGGTGTTTGACATTAGTACCTCACTCACCGTCTCTATTCTTGTGGAAACAACACTCGGGGCTCCACGTGCAATAGCCAGTCTCATAAACAAGCACTTGAAAGGGGCCCCAAAGTTCCTGCGGCAAATTTATTCATCCCGCAGAGACCAGGCTCggcttttttcttttgcagatgaGTTTCTAGGGCAGGTTTCACTATATTCTTACAGGTGATTGTTAATAATTTGAGTGTGCCGAGGGGCGCCAGTCAAGGACCATGTACTAGGTGCAGTACAAATACAACATAAAAGTCCGTGCCACAAACTAAGATGAGAAAACGGATGCAGGCAGACGGGGGAGTATGAGGAAACCATGAGACGATATAGGTCAATGGGATGGGCAGTGATCGCAACACACCAGTTGCCTAACCACTGTAACATTTGTTGTAGGCTtcacagcagaggagagttttaaaGAGGGTGTTGAAGGAGGACAGTGAGCTGGCTTTGTGGCTGGAGACCTGGAAGGATTGCGACCTTAGCAGCACACAGGAAGTGAGTCACCGGGCACGGTCATGACTGTGTGGACTTTCAAATCTCTGCTAACGATTTAGCCCCCCTCCACACTTCAGCTAGAGGTTGCAGTGTTGCCGGCTTTCTCAATATttggtattttgtttttaaagccccCGTCCCAGAGTCAGGTGAGTCTGTGCGAATCTCAGCTTTCAATAAAGACATAACCCCCATAGCAGCTCAGAAACCCCACGGCAAATAAAAAGAGCCCAGCCTTTGTTGTTTCTCTCGTTTTCTGGGCAGGCTCCATGTTTGTTTGAGGATTTGGAGCTGCTGATGTAACAGGTGAGAGATTTCTCAGCATCCCTCTGTGGGGAGCAA
Coding sequences within:
- the GNG13 gene encoding guanine nucleotide-binding protein G(I)/G(S)/G(O) subunit gamma-13; translated protein: MDEWDLPQWKKEVDSLKYQLAYKREMSSKTIPELMKWIEDSIPEDPFLNPELMKSNPWVEKGKCTIL